The sequence TGCCATAGGTAGTCAGGTTATTTTGGAGCAGATCTGTGCAACGGGTGCCCTTAAGAGACGCTTGATGGACATGGGATTGACCAAAGGAACAGCAATCTATCTTAAAAAACTGGCGCCTTTAGGGGACCCTCTTGAAATTACCATTCGTGGTTATCAACTCAGTCTGCGTAAGTCAGAAGCCCAGCTTCTCTTTGTCTCCCTACAAGATGAGGTTTTTGAATGAAAAAAGAAATCGCCTTAATCGGCAATCCAAACAGCGGTAAAACTAGTCTCTTCAACCAATTGACTGGCTCTAACCAACGGGTGGGGAATTGGCCTGGTGTCACGGTTGAAAAAAAATCGGGCTGGCTCAAACAAGATAAGGAAATCCTCCTCCAAGATTTACCAGGCATTTACTCCCTTTCTCCTTACAGCCCTGATGAAACTGTGGCACGCCACTATCTCTTACAAGACCAGCCTGATATGATCTTAAATGTTCTGGATGCGACCAATCTCGAGCGCAATCTCTACCTCACTCTTCAATTAGTAGAGTTGGGACTGCCTATGGTCATTGCCCTAAATATGAACGATCAGCTAGTGGCAGCTGGAAAAAGCATCCAAATTGACCACCTTTCTCACCTCCTGGGACACCCAGTGGTGGCTATTTCTGCCCTGAAAAAAACGGGGCTTACACAGCTAGTCAAAGCCCTCCGTCAGCCACTATCTGCCCAATCCTCTCTCTTTTTCCCAGAATATGATCCTCAGCTAGAAGCTGCTGTGGTTCAAGTCCAAGAGGTGCTACCTGATTCGCTCTCGGAGCGCCACAAACGCTTCTACGCCCTGCGTTGCCTTGAAGGTGATGCGCTGGTCATGGACCAATTGGACTTACCAGAAGAGGCTGTCACCATTATCCAAGAAATTGCCTCCATCCTCGAAAAAATCTATCAGGATGAAATCGATGCTATCTTAATCAATCAACGCTATCAGGCTATTGAAAGGATGGCAACTGCCGTTCAAAGCCAGGGTGAAACTATTGTAGCTCTTTCTGATCGCATCGACCGAGTCGTGACCAACCGTTGGTTGGGACTGCCTATCTTCGCCTTGGTCATGTGGCTAGTTTACTTTTTCTCAATCCAAACCATTGGTACTATGGGAACCGATTGGGTCAACGATATTCTCTTTGGTGAACTTGTCCCCAACTGGGTGCAGGCTGGTCTAACAACTTGGGGAATTGAGGAGTGGCTACAAGCCTTGGTTTTGGATGGGATAGTGGCAGGCTGCGGGGCCATTCTGGGCTTTGTCCCACAGATTTTCGTCCTCTTCTTCTGTCTGGGCTTGTTAGAAGACATAGGCTACATGAGTCGTGTTGCATTTGTCATGGACCGATTGTTTCGACGCTTTGGCCTTTCAGGCAAATCCTTCATTCCCATGCTCATTTCTACCGGGTGCGGGGTGCCAGGGGTCATGGCAAGTCGGACCATCGAAAATGAGGCTGACCGAAAAATCACCATCATGACCGCAACCTTTATGCCCTGCTCTGCCAAACTACCGATTATTTCACTAGTAGCAGGTGCCTTCTTTCCAAATAATCCATGGATTGCACCATCTGCCTATTTTCTTGGAATGGGAGCGATTATTCTCTCAGGAATCGGTCTCAAAAAGACCAAACAGTTGAGCGGACAAGCTAGTCCTTTTATCATGGAGCTTCCCAACTACCATCTGCCAGTCCTGCTTAATACTGTACGCTATGCTTCTTCAAAAGCATGGAGTTTTATCAAGCGTGCAGGAAGTATTATTTTTGTGACCAATCTCTTCATCTGGTTTACCAGTTCCTATAATTGGTCCTTAGAATCAGTAGAGACAGAAGCCAGCATCTTAGCTAGTCTTGGCAATCTGCTCGCTCCGCTATTTTCCCCTTTGGGCTTTGGAAATTGGCGAGCCAGCATCGCCGCTCTAACAGGGTTGCTTGCCAAGGAGACTGTGATTTCCACCTTTGGTGTTCTGTACCGACTTGGTGAAACCAGCGAATCTAATCCTGATTTGTGGACCAATTTACAGGCGGACTACACAGCCCTTTCCGCCTACTCCTTCCTTGTCTTCAACCTCCTATGTGCTCCCTGTTTTGCAGCAATTGGTGCCATCCATCGTGAAATGGGCCAGGCAAAATGGACCTGGATTGCCATCAGTTATCAGACAGGGTTGGCATACTTAATCAGCTTTGTCATCTTTCAGTTTGGGCAGGTTCTACTCTATCAAGAGCCCCTTCGTCTGTCTAGCTACCTCGCCCTTGCCATCCTTGCACTTCTATTATTCTTCCTCTTTCGAAGACCCCAAGAACAAATTCCCCATCTTACTGTTCATTCCATGCCGAAAGGAGATGCTTCATGCCGACACTCATCTTAGCTAGTCTAATTTTCCTTCTATTCGTGGTCGCCCTTATCAGTATTTTCAGAAAAAAAGGCGCGTGTTCGGACTGCTCTTGTAGCTGCTCCATCAAAGAAGCCATGAAAGAGTCGAAACCTAATTCCCAAGACTAAGGCTGACTCTGCTTATAGTTAAGCAAGCCTGCAGATGTTTCATAACTTCTGCTAGTTGCTAGATCATCAAGCATTTACCAAGCAAAAACCTCTCTGAATCCATTCAGAGAGGTTTGTTTTTTTCAAGCTAGGAAATCCCTAAAGCTTATTTTTTGCGTCTGCGTCCGACTAGACCTAGACTAGAAAGAAGCGTCATGCCACCAATCATCGAAAGGGCAACTGAGCTAGTACTTCCTGTGTTTGGAAGTGTTTTGGCATCAGACTTGCTGCCTTCTTTTTGACTGGTTGGCAAGCTAGCTGCTGGCAAGGCTACCTGTTTAGGCGCTTGGTTTGGTACCAAACCACCTTCAAAGGCTGCTGGACCTTCATTAACTAGACCTGGTCCTTTGGCAGTTTCGACGTAAACAACTCCGTAGATACTGAAGTGTTTTGCAACAAATACTACGGCTGGGAAGCTGGTACCGTCTTCATTTTGAACAAGGGTTTCTGTGAAGGCCAGTGATTCTACGCTGCCATCTTCCTTGTGGTATTGAACGGCTTCAACTTCTTTGCCTGCTTTGATTGGGAGTACAACCAAGGTATCCTTGCTTGGTGCTACTTCCTTGCCTGCTTGATCAAGCAAGACAATATCATAGAAATCAGTATCTCGTTCTGCAGATTCTGGCATTTCTGTAACAAGAAGCTTGACAATCTGATTGCTTTCACCTGCTTCCAGACTAACACGGATACCCGTCGCTGGATCTACCAAGACTAGCTCCTCAGTCAATAGACCTGAGTCAGGGGCTTCTGTTTCTTCAGCTGGTGTTGATGTTTCGCCTGAATTACCAGTATCTGGTGCTTCGGTCGTTCCGCCTGTGCCTGGTGTTTCGGTCGTATCGCCTGTACCTGGTGCTTCAGTCGTACTACCTGTGCCTGGTATTTCAGTCGTACCACCTGTGCCTGGTGCGTTCGTTGTGCCACCTGTACCCGGAGTTTCGGTTGTGCCACCTGTACCTGGAGTTTCACTTGTACCTGATGAGCTCAAAGATGCTAACCAATCTTCAATCAAGCTTGCTACTTCATCAACTGCTGCTTGGTCCGTTCCGCCCAGAGCAGCATCAGCAGCCTCAATCAGACCTTCCAATTCCTGAGTTTGTTTTTCAGTCAGATTTTCCAAGGCTTCTGTTTGAGCCAAGAGGGCAGCTAAGGCGCTAGTGTTCAAGGCAACAGGCTTCTCACCTGGATTTGGTACCTCTGTTGCACCACCTGTTCCTGGTGCGTCTGTTGTACCACCTGTTCCTGGTGTCTCGGTTGTGCCACCTGTGTCTGGTGCGTCGGTCGTACCACCTGTACCTGGTGTTTCGGTTGTAGCCCCTGTGCCCGGAGTTTCGGTTGTGCCACCTGTATCTGGAGTTGCACTAGTACCTGAGGTGTTCAAAGATGTTAACCAATCTTCAATCAAGCTTGCTACTTCATCAACTGCTGCTTGGTCTGTTCCACCTAGGGCAGCATCCGCAGCCTCAATTAGACCTTCCAATTCCTGAGTTTGTTTTTCAGTCAGATTTTCCAAGGCTTCTGTTTGAGCCAAGAGAGCAGCTAAGGCGCTAGTGTTCAAGGCAACAGGCTTCTCACCTGGATTTGGCACTTCTGTTGTGCCACCTGCTCCTGGTGCATCTGTTGATTCGCTTGAACCTGGCGCTTCTGTCGTACCACCTGTACCTGGTGTCTCGGTTGTGCCACCTGTGCCTGGTGCTTCGGTTGTAGCACCTGTTTCTGGGCTAGTTGCTGGAGTTTCTACCTGATTGTGAACCACTGCATAGGTTGTGCCGACTTCTCTTTCTCCATCGACTGTCCGAGCGGTTACTAGACCGATTGGACGATTTTCTGCCAGAGTCAGGTAGAGACCATCTGTTGCTAGACGATGATCTGTCCCTTGAACTGCAACTGTCTCACCAGACTTGCTAATTCGAACTGGGGTATCAACACCTGCGAAGCGAACTTCAACAGCAGTCCATGAACCTGTTGGCAATTCCAACTTGATTTCATTGGCGCTTGCCGCTGCATCCAAAATGGTGGCTGGCTGAGCAACTTGGGCTTGTGCTTTCAAAATCACAATGCGGTCCAAGGAAATCTTCTTCTGACTATTGCCAATCGCTTCTGGAGCAATCTTAATTTTAATCGTATGTTCACGGTCTTCAAGTCCAAGGTATTGACCAATCAGAACACCTTTTTCAGTACGATTATCAGAACGGTTGAAGATGAGTGGGTCAACTTCTACCCCATCGATGGTGACAAGGGCCTTGCTGAGCTGATTGGATTTAATACCATAAATCTGAATTCCTGTTCCAGTAAAGGTCAGGCTTGCAGTTGCTTGCTCGTCTGTTGTCTGGTCATTACGTACACCAAATTTTTCAGTATTGGCAAAGAGACCACTTTGGCCGTAGTTGTCAAAAGCAGAGCCATACTGGATACGGTCGCTACGATCATCCAACTCTTCATACTCAGCCGAAGTATCGCGCAGGATTCGGAAGTAATCCAGACTGATTTTGTTGCGTTCATTGGCACGGCTTGGTTCTTCACGATTTACAATCAATTGAAGGGTATGCTTACCTGCTTCTAAACCAGTAACTCGACCAATCAAGACACCTTTTTCTGTGCCACCAGTACGGTAGAAGTCAATGGTACTATGCTCACGACCATCAATCAAGACTTTTGCTGTACTCAATTGCTGCGATTTATTACCATAAATTTCGATACCAGTTCCAAAGAAGGTCAGACTGGCTGTAACAGCGTCTTCAGAAACTGTGCGGCGACCTGTAAAGTCAGCGTATTTCTCTGTACCAGCCCATTGACCTGCATCTGCGTAATCCTTAAATTCGCTACCATAGGAAATGCTTGGGTCACGGTCATCTAAGAAGTCGTTGAGGGCATAAACTGATACTGGATCTGAGAAGGCTGTATTGATGCCTGCCAGGACTGGACGTACACGGTAGCTATAATCACCACCAGGCACCAAACTGTTATCTGTGAATTCACCAGTCAGGCTAGAGAAGATTCTCACACCTTCTACACCTGTTTGACTGCGCTCAATCTGATAATAAGCCGCTCCTTCAGAAGCCGTAAAGCGAAGCTTGGCTGTACTTGCCCCTGTTCGCTCTGCCGTCAAATCGGTAATCCGTGTCAAGATAGAATCCAACTCAACAACATCACCCTTGACAGTCATAAATTCGATACGACCATCTTGAACTCTTGAAAAGTTTGCCACTTGACCATTGATAAGGATGCGGGCTGTCTCGATATTTGGATAATCGAGGACAATCTTGCCGCCTGATTTTGCTTCCAAACGGATGACCTTCAGGTTCTTCTCCTCCCAGTCCATATCCACTTGAACATTACCACGCGCCATCAAACCACGAACTTGACCAGTCTTCCAAGCATCAGGAAGGGCTGGTAGAGGTGCTATATAGCCTGTATGAGACTGGAGCAACATTTCTGCCATACCACTGGTTGCACCAAAGTTTCCATCGATTTGGAAAGGCGAATGGGTATCCCACAAGTTGGCCAGGGTAGAGCCTTTTAGCTGTTCAGACAAAAGACGGTGTGCCCTATTGCCATCAAGCAAACGAGCCCATAGGTTAATCTTATTGGCCTTAGACCAGCCTGTACCACCATCACCACGATGGTTGAGCGTCGCCTTGGCTGCTTCGAGGTACTCAGGCTTATCTTTACCAAAGAGGGTACCAGGGAAGAGTCCAACTAATTCCGAAACATGTCGGTGTCCAATTTCCACTTTTTCACCTGTAAAGGCAGGGGTATCCTCTTCATACCATTCCTTGATGCGACCTGCATTGTTAATATGGAGTGGGTTGAGTTTTTCGTATTTGGTCGTAATTTCCGCAACAAGGTCTGCATCTTGTCCCAATTCATTGGCTGCTTCGATGAAATCATGGAAGAGCTGCCATACCAAGGATTGGTCAAAGGTATTTCCGATGGTAATGGTCCCATGTTCTGGCGAATATGATGGAGAAGAAACATAACGATCGCTCGCCTGATCATAATGTAGGAAACCATTCCAGAATTTGGCAGTTTCTTTCAACATTGGATAAATCTTCGTCCGTAAGTAGTCCTTATCCTGGGTAAACTTGTAGTAATCATAAACGTTTTGCATGATCCAGGCATTGGAAGCTGGTGACCAACCCCAATAATAATTCCAACCTGGAGTCGTCCAACCAAATGGAGTCGCTTGGGTATGGGCTAACCAACCATTTTCCTGGTCACCTTCTGACACGATATTGGCATATTCTTTGGCAGCCACACGCCCATAATAACGCATGTCATCGACATAGTTGATCAACGGAAGGGCCGTTTCTGCCATATTGGTCACATAAACAGGCCAATAGTTCATCT is a genomic window of Streptococcus sp. 29896 containing:
- the feoB gene encoding ferrous iron transport protein B, producing MKKEIALIGNPNSGKTSLFNQLTGSNQRVGNWPGVTVEKKSGWLKQDKEILLQDLPGIYSLSPYSPDETVARHYLLQDQPDMILNVLDATNLERNLYLTLQLVELGLPMVIALNMNDQLVAAGKSIQIDHLSHLLGHPVVAISALKKTGLTQLVKALRQPLSAQSSLFFPEYDPQLEAAVVQVQEVLPDSLSERHKRFYALRCLEGDALVMDQLDLPEEAVTIIQEIASILEKIYQDEIDAILINQRYQAIERMATAVQSQGETIVALSDRIDRVVTNRWLGLPIFALVMWLVYFFSIQTIGTMGTDWVNDILFGELVPNWVQAGLTTWGIEEWLQALVLDGIVAGCGAILGFVPQIFVLFFCLGLLEDIGYMSRVAFVMDRLFRRFGLSGKSFIPMLISTGCGVPGVMASRTIENEADRKITIMTATFMPCSAKLPIISLVAGAFFPNNPWIAPSAYFLGMGAIILSGIGLKKTKQLSGQASPFIMELPNYHLPVLLNTVRYASSKAWSFIKRAGSIIFVTNLFIWFTSSYNWSLESVETEASILASLGNLLAPLFSPLGFGNWRASIAALTGLLAKETVISTFGVLYRLGETSESNPDLWTNLQADYTALSAYSFLVFNLLCAPCFAAIGAIHREMGQAKWTWIAISYQTGLAYLISFVIFQFGQVLLYQEPLRLSSYLALAILALLLFFLFRRPQEQIPHLTVHSMPKGDASCRHSS
- a CDS encoding glycosyl hydrolase family 95 catalytic domain-containing protein — encoded protein: MKNRSKELFDKRYRYSIRRLSVGAASVVVGCLLFGGQQTQVFANTLPESEAEVSNQVGEEANQEAPTEEESLAEEVAEPIAAPRTESVQPANSTEVGAEESTPAAPETETVASEELVVDGEALNTVISFVENLPESDQKNLLMEDLVRILAVGEQAIATNNSTLLSNVNNMLRGMRDRILVINAAPASNTTERSAEEAVPVLNEEGLNRVATVINSLPDSEQNAQNKRFVAQMQELAQNAKETNDSRAINYVNAWVEEALSVIEEAFAAAESGEGAVENTAPTETANPVENPVSTTGSTPTSPVAPTSTATPAAPESSRPSSATPATGNTEAHPSALKEIVDHNNYKLNYDRPAANTYEGWEHYALPLGNGDIGTKVFGMIGEERIQFNEKTLWSGGPLPNSNDYNGGNIPGKHVFLPQIRKALEDGDLATAKSLAERHLKGPYNHQYGRYLAFGDIYLNFTNQDKTFESVSDYSRELDLKTAISATNYTQDGTRYRRESFVSYPDDVSVTHLTKDGNEALEFELDLQMTKDLVQDGLARVRQYKAEKSGFKTGQVSASAEGILLTGQVTDNQLNFAAFVGVNTDGQVSVRDNKLVVTGASYATLVMNAATDFAQNPKTNYRRQNVDLAAEVKAKVAAAKAKGYQALKDRHIADYQSIYNRVTLNITEGETNGRTNQLLHSYNTASGQELEELFFQYGRYLMITSSRDGENALPANLQGVWNAVDNPPWNSDYHLNVNLQMNYWPVYVTNMAETALPLINYVDDMRYYGRVAAKEYANIVSEGDQENGWLAHTQATPFGWTTPGWNYYWGWSPASNAWIMQNVYDYYKFTQDKDYLRTKIYPMLKETAKFWNGFLHYDQASDRYVSSPSYSPEHGTITIGNTFDQSLVWQLFHDFIEAANELGQDADLVAEITTKYEKLNPLHINNAGRIKEWYEEDTPAFTGEKVEIGHRHVSELVGLFPGTLFGKDKPEYLEAAKATLNHRGDGGTGWSKANKINLWARLLDGNRAHRLLSEQLKGSTLANLWDTHSPFQIDGNFGATSGMAEMLLQSHTGYIAPLPALPDAWKTGQVRGLMARGNVQVDMDWEEKNLKVIRLEAKSGGKIVLDYPNIETARILINGQVANFSRVQDGRIEFMTVKGDVVELDSILTRITDLTAERTGASTAKLRFTASEGAAYYQIERSQTGVEGVRIFSSLTGEFTDNSLVPGGDYSYRVRPVLAGINTAFSDPVSVYALNDFLDDRDPSISYGSEFKDYADAGQWAGTEKYADFTGRRTVSEDAVTASLTFFGTGIEIYGNKSQQLSTAKVLIDGREHSTIDFYRTGGTEKGVLIGRVTGLEAGKHTLQLIVNREEPSRANERNKISLDYFRILRDTSAEYEELDDRSDRIQYGSAFDNYGQSGLFANTEKFGVRNDQTTDEQATASLTFTGTGIQIYGIKSNQLSKALVTIDGVEVDPLIFNRSDNRTEKGVLIGQYLGLEDREHTIKIKIAPEAIGNSQKKISLDRIVILKAQAQVAQPATILDAAASANEIKLELPTGSWTAVEVRFAGVDTPVRISKSGETVAVQGTDHRLATDGLYLTLAENRPIGLVTARTVDGEREVGTTYAVVHNQVETPATSPETGATTEAPGTGGTTETPGTGGTTEAPGSSESTDAPGAGGTTEVPNPGEKPVALNTSALAALLAQTEALENLTEKQTQELEGLIEAADAALGGTDQAAVDEVASLIEDWLTSLNTSGTSATPDTGGTTETPGTGATTETPGTGGTTDAPDTGGTTETPGTGGTTDAPGTGGATEVPNPGEKPVALNTSALAALLAQTEALENLTEKQTQELEGLIEAADAALGGTDQAAVDEVASLIEDWLASLSSSGTSETPGTGGTTETPGTGGTTNAPGTGGTTEIPGTGSTTEAPGTGDTTETPGTGGTTEAPDTGNSGETSTPAEETEAPDSGLLTEELVLVDPATGIRVSLEAGESNQIVKLLVTEMPESAERDTDFYDIVLLDQAGKEVAPSKDTLVVLPIKAGKEVEAVQYHKEDGSVESLAFTETLVQNEDGTSFPAVVFVAKHFSIYGVVYVETAKGPGLVNEGPAAFEGGLVPNQAPKQVALPAASLPTSQKEGSKSDAKTLPNTGSTSSVALSMIGGMTLLSSLGLVGRRRKK